A DNA window from Mytilus edulis chromosome 14, xbMytEdul2.2, whole genome shotgun sequence contains the following coding sequences:
- the LOC139503151 gene encoding uncharacterized protein, which yields MACCGSSDKPCYNTTDSLTRSKHAVTSNQLKIVLVGQGGVGKSSITLQYVKGQYNEYIDMTIGAAYFYKTLSVNGKDIKLDIWDTAGQDRFRCVAAMFYRGAAGAIVVYDITDKESFLGAQSWIKQLLQNSNNPVQICLVGNKLDLADSRRSVSKEEGKSFAEKNGYLFVETSAKTAENIDGLFNQLVRKIVNADGEVPASYDNDNNINLT from the exons ATGGCATGCTGTGGTAGCAG TGACAAGCCATGTTACAATACAACCGATTCACTCACGAGAAGCAAACATGCCGTGACGTCAAATCAGCTGAAAATAGTTCTGGTAGGACAAGGAGGCGTTGGTAAATCTAGTATCACATTACAGTATGTAAAAGGACAATACAATGAATACATTGATATGACCATTGGAG CGGCCTATTTCTACAAAACATTATCGGTTAATGGTAAGGATATCAAGCTAGATATATGGGATACAGCAGGCCAGGACAGATTCCGGTGTGTAGCAGCAATGTTCTACCGAGGCGCAGCCGGAGCAATAGTAGTGTATGACATCACAGACAAG GAATCTTTCCTAGGGGCCCAAAGTTGGATAAAACAACTTTTACAGAATTCCAACAATCCAGTTCAGATTTGCCTCGTTGGTAATAAGTTAGATCTTGCAGACTCAAGAAGATCAGTTTCCAAAGAG GAGGGTAAGTCCTTTGCTGAGAAGAATGGATACTTGTTTGTTGAGACGTCAGCAAAGACTGCAGAAAATATTGATGGCTTATTCAACCAATTAg TGAGAAAGATAGTTAATGCAGATGGAGAAGTGCCAGCTTCGTATGACAACGACAACAATATCAATTTAACATAA